One segment of Paraburkholderia caribensis DNA contains the following:
- a CDS encoding OmpA/MotB family protein, with the protein MDFEHSNQSYWIPMADLMTGLMMVFMLLTAAFMLRVEQTTTLVVKEYEATKRDMQLALQKEFAKDLKQWNAEILGDMTIRFNDPTVLFATGSSELRPRFKQVLAQFFPRYVALLTSGQYKDAVKEIRIEGHTSALWTGTTDEKTAYFKNMELSQARTRSALEYLLSLPSVQGNEKWLVQHVTANGLSSSRPVSQETSSERSPVANQRVEFRIVTNASEKMDLIADKLARK; encoded by the coding sequence ATGGATTTCGAGCATAGCAACCAATCTTATTGGATACCAATGGCGGACCTGATGACAGGTCTGATGATGGTATTCATGCTACTCACCGCTGCGTTCATGCTGCGGGTCGAACAGACGACAACGCTCGTGGTCAAAGAGTATGAAGCAACCAAACGAGACATGCAGCTCGCGTTACAGAAAGAATTCGCAAAGGATTTGAAGCAGTGGAACGCTGAGATACTTGGCGATATGACCATCCGTTTCAACGACCCGACCGTTCTCTTCGCCACTGGCTCCTCCGAGCTGCGGCCGCGCTTCAAGCAGGTGCTTGCTCAGTTCTTTCCGCGCTATGTAGCGTTGCTGACATCAGGGCAGTACAAGGACGCAGTCAAAGAAATTCGAATTGAAGGCCACACAAGCGCGTTGTGGACCGGCACTACCGATGAGAAGACAGCTTACTTTAAGAACATGGAGCTATCTCAGGCACGTACCAGAAGTGCTCTCGAATACCTTCTATCACTTCCGTCGGTCCAGGGAAACGAGAAATGGCTCGTACAGCATGTCACAGCGAACGGTTTATCGTCTTCGCGTCCAGTATCTCAGGAGACGTCATCTGAAAGGTCGCCGGTTGCAAATCAACGCGTTGAGTTTCGCATCGTTACCAATGCAAGCGAAAAGATGGACCTTATAGCGGACAAGCTGGCCAGGAAATGA
- a CDS encoding HU family DNA-binding protein encodes MATKTAKPAAKKAATKTAVKKAAPAKKAATAGSTLKPLKEQFTKASLATYVAEQAGVEPKQAKAVLAALEETILGSVHKKGAGEFTLSGLVKIGVQQVPAKKRRFGKDPFTGEERWFDAKPATVRLKVRALKKLKDAAA; translated from the coding sequence ATGGCAACGAAGACCGCAAAACCTGCAGCCAAAAAGGCTGCCACAAAAACTGCCGTGAAGAAGGCGGCGCCGGCGAAGAAAGCGGCGACCGCTGGCTCAACGCTGAAGCCCCTAAAAGAGCAGTTTACCAAGGCGTCGCTTGCGACCTACGTTGCTGAGCAAGCCGGTGTTGAGCCGAAGCAGGCGAAGGCGGTGCTTGCAGCTCTCGAAGAGACAATCCTCGGTTCTGTTCACAAGAAGGGCGCAGGGGAGTTCACGCTGTCTGGGCTGGTGAAGATTGGCGTGCAGCAGGTTCCGGCGAAAAAGCGACGCTTTGGCAAAGATCCGTTCACGGGCGAAGAGCGTTGGTTTGATGCCAAGCCGGCGACGGTGCGCCTGAAAGTACGCGCGCTGAAGAAACTGAAGGACGCTGCGGCATAA
- a CDS encoding DNA/RNA non-specific endonuclease: MKDGLLQGSGTPEIQRYLSLITRDASSPLEVIEMIRDARDNEATTGLSIADEHSGASMLDVAYQAAQDIELQRQLQPAQLIGLEALINSEIRPAVEFVGGKFVINHPVWKHLYTNEITRNRIESAAASVGRIELPGNRRFLYGGTGFIVGKDLLMTNRHVAEIFAQGTGIKQLRFRENGRAGIDFVREYNSPPEVLLEVRRVVMIHPYWDMALLNVEGIPDSRPALRLSLQDAREMDGHQIFIIGYPSFDGRNPTVEQDELFSRRYGIKRLQPGELHGGVNAGSFGKTVRAAGHDCSTLGGNSGSAVFDLNTGEVLALHFGGFYHQINYAVPSAALAADKRVVDAGVSFTGPPTIDPRANALWWTRADAENEFQPDDEPAPTGLPSDRDVNGQAQVGQSNLTTQTLNVNLPLTITVSVAIGDVRAVSIREASGADEQEALREPWHDANYSGRNGYDEAFLGDSDAELRVPLPSPESPDELAVAIDGSTVLHYQNFSIAVHAKRRMALFTASNVTREAELRKPLATANYTRTALSDLKKGDHEKWFLDPRLDPQYQLPDAFFRKGRGSFDKGHIVRRQDVAWGTTFAELRRANGDTYHATNCSPQIANFNRSNLGRDNWGALENLVLKSASAERLCIFSGPVLRDSDENFLSYGEDGAIIRAKIPSSYWKVVVARLNGGLAAYGFVLEQDLSNIAWEFTVTEEFTPFMAEIAEIASAARVTFPSEILNADQFFTASGVELEMAGVSRHSFA; this comes from the coding sequence ATGAAAGACGGTCTTTTGCAGGGAAGCGGTACTCCAGAGATCCAGCGCTATCTTTCGCTAATCACCCGTGATGCGTCGAGTCCTCTCGAGGTGATCGAAATGATCCGGGACGCGCGCGATAATGAAGCCACGACCGGCCTGTCCATCGCAGACGAACATTCCGGGGCGAGCATGCTTGACGTGGCATATCAGGCTGCTCAGGACATCGAGCTTCAGCGCCAATTGCAACCAGCCCAGCTAATTGGTCTCGAGGCGTTGATCAATAGTGAAATACGCCCTGCCGTGGAGTTTGTCGGCGGAAAATTTGTTATCAATCATCCTGTCTGGAAGCACCTCTACACCAACGAGATTACCCGGAATCGGATCGAGTCAGCTGCGGCTTCCGTTGGAAGAATTGAACTGCCGGGAAATCGCAGGTTTCTCTATGGCGGCACAGGTTTTATCGTCGGCAAGGACCTGCTGATGACCAACCGACACGTTGCAGAGATCTTTGCGCAAGGCACCGGAATCAAGCAACTCCGATTCCGTGAAAACGGCCGCGCCGGAATCGACTTCGTGCGTGAGTACAACAGCCCCCCTGAAGTCCTCCTCGAAGTGAGACGCGTCGTGATGATCCACCCTTATTGGGACATGGCGCTTTTGAACGTAGAGGGAATTCCTGATTCGAGACCAGCATTGCGTCTATCGTTACAAGACGCTCGCGAGATGGATGGTCACCAGATATTTATCATTGGCTACCCGTCATTTGATGGCCGAAACCCCACAGTCGAACAAGACGAACTTTTTTCTCGTCGCTACGGCATCAAACGCTTGCAGCCTGGCGAGCTACATGGCGGCGTGAATGCCGGCAGCTTTGGCAAGACAGTCCGCGCCGCTGGCCATGATTGCTCGACATTAGGCGGCAACTCTGGATCCGCAGTGTTTGACCTCAACACGGGTGAGGTCCTCGCGCTGCACTTCGGCGGCTTTTACCATCAAATCAACTATGCCGTGCCGAGCGCGGCACTCGCTGCAGACAAACGCGTTGTGGACGCAGGTGTCTCGTTCACGGGACCGCCAACGATTGATCCGAGGGCCAATGCCCTCTGGTGGACGCGCGCCGATGCCGAAAACGAATTTCAACCGGACGATGAACCGGCTCCCACCGGCCTGCCGTCCGATCGAGACGTTAATGGACAGGCACAGGTTGGACAGTCCAACTTGACAACCCAAACATTGAATGTCAACTTGCCGCTGACCATCACGGTTTCCGTCGCAATTGGCGATGTAAGAGCAGTATCAATCAGAGAGGCTTCTGGAGCCGACGAGCAGGAGGCGCTTAGGGAACCGTGGCATGACGCAAATTACTCGGGAAGAAACGGATACGACGAAGCATTTCTCGGTGATAGCGACGCAGAGTTACGCGTCCCCCTTCCCTCGCCAGAAAGCCCGGATGAACTGGCAGTCGCCATCGACGGCAGCACCGTCCTCCACTACCAGAATTTTTCCATCGCTGTCCACGCGAAGAGGCGGATGGCGCTCTTTACAGCCTCCAACGTTACAAGGGAAGCAGAGTTGCGAAAGCCGCTAGCAACTGCCAACTATACGCGTACCGCGCTTTCCGATCTTAAGAAGGGAGACCACGAGAAGTGGTTTCTTGACCCACGGCTTGATCCACAGTATCAGTTGCCCGACGCCTTTTTCAGGAAGGGGCGTGGTTCGTTCGACAAGGGGCACATCGTTCGCCGCCAGGATGTCGCATGGGGAACTACTTTCGCCGAGCTCCGCCGCGCAAACGGCGACACCTATCACGCCACCAACTGTTCTCCGCAAATTGCCAATTTCAATCGATCAAATCTGGGCCGTGACAATTGGGGGGCCCTCGAAAATCTCGTACTGAAAAGCGCGTCGGCAGAACGGCTCTGCATCTTTTCCGGGCCCGTATTGCGTGATAGCGACGAGAACTTTCTGAGTTACGGCGAGGATGGAGCAATCATCCGGGCAAAAATTCCCTCAAGCTACTGGAAAGTCGTCGTTGCCCGACTCAACGGGGGTCTTGCTGCTTACGGCTTCGTGCTCGAACAGGATTTGTCGAATATCGCGTGGGAATTTACGGTAACCGAAGAGTTCACACCTTTCATGGCAGAAATCGCGGAGATTGCCTCTGCCGCGCGCGTCACGTTCCCGTCTGAGATTCTTAACGCCGATCAATTCTTCACTGCCAGCGGCGTAGAACTGGAAATGGCAGGAGTTTCCCGTCATTCTTTCGCTTAG
- a CDS encoding HNH endonuclease family protein: protein MSFELPDFLEWSSLNALRREMRAPLAANFVPDHRFKDIDLPVRERLESAGVDVNFDEVEVLDDGTLAYKGFRVLLYIRDIGSIGHQESMPRYHLAYCRTLDKMRRNSRFDRYVVANGDSGSFQVNVIENNVRTQHVRLNVCQNCLDEVHWDGFDMAMSREDRMRLVSGFALPDFFRKYPRDLMAVKPAHSADTAPLNVYAQDWPEVSERTKQQRGYRCGTCSIVLRQTDSRFLHVHHRNGQKHDNRDSNLDVLCIGCHAEEPMHAHMKRLSDYKTYIERYRR from the coding sequence ATGAGCTTCGAGCTACCGGATTTTCTTGAATGGAGTTCGTTGAACGCACTGCGGCGGGAGATGCGAGCGCCGCTTGCTGCCAACTTCGTCCCTGACCACAGATTCAAGGACATCGATCTCCCCGTGCGCGAGCGGCTCGAGAGTGCCGGGGTCGACGTCAATTTTGACGAGGTCGAGGTACTTGACGACGGCACCTTGGCTTACAAGGGCTTCCGGGTCTTGCTCTATATCAGAGACATTGGATCAATTGGGCATCAGGAGAGCATGCCCCGCTATCATCTTGCGTACTGCCGAACCCTCGACAAGATGCGTCGGAATTCCAGATTTGACCGATATGTAGTTGCGAATGGGGACAGCGGAAGTTTCCAGGTTAATGTAATAGAGAATAATGTACGAACCCAGCACGTACGATTGAACGTATGCCAGAATTGTCTTGATGAAGTGCATTGGGATGGATTCGATATGGCGATGTCGCGCGAAGATCGCATGCGACTGGTATCCGGGTTCGCGCTCCCAGACTTTTTCAGAAAATATCCACGCGACCTGATGGCAGTAAAACCAGCGCATTCTGCTGATACTGCTCCGCTCAACGTCTACGCACAGGACTGGCCTGAGGTGTCGGAGCGGACCAAGCAGCAGCGCGGCTATAGATGCGGTACCTGTAGCATCGTGCTTAGACAGACTGATTCACGGTTCCTGCACGTACATCATCGTAACGGACAGAAGCACGACAATCGTGATTCAAACCTTGACGTGCTATGTATCGGTTGTCACGCCGAAGAGCCGATGCACGCACATATGAAACGCTTATCTGACTATAAGACATATATCGAGCGATATCGTCGATAG
- a CDS encoding nSTAND3 domain-containing NTPase codes for MSEKAKSGLSGYRGYEYQIVASIWVTLILMLDARRVTEVTIEPDNQEDLQAELVGTGSPLDQESSIVAASFGESIRHVFQMKTLSSSVWSVALLKDVIGDGASTQETGVESRRRPRALQLLLKDRSLSYTLVTDAKVKPQLSTLARDNVLLERDDTELPTELLKGGTPDSVSSLRGRLHIISGSNAELLQYRIRELLTQKGGVPHSRVVSCIDDLTQVFRQCLLGERNTRFTLTELESTLSRYGARPVATPGPWYVPPVVAEQASSILRSQGCAVIVGPSDIGKASLADHLASTFKLGDLACPSIRVNRLDELAGRLREEGPALIVARDGWADSDGRREPANLSAMLANALGDKYVIVTSDLDVFQRLPPHMRTSLARFVVTLNAEHYDESARWQIVLNEAGLSGWQLESLNASRAVVLRELAEPFPLRFFGTLVRNHAESMIQPAILDGEEMPPFDFRQAGPNEDFFSELAERALRETEGHRVEGLILAYPNAPLQHAALVLGIHVMQGQGGVLWLKDALPAMERIAESVATMRALHLQVDSYIEHLVKTGVVQRWEDKRLTFEAGSIDALCRVITDGISEVHRVLAAVASEFVQAMGPGNFSVHLRRIVTLLQLTYGDASPRSNAWTDVVTAIDAQLVRALSGQDRVESENNVQAAMEWGWGMSALARLLYTMHPKRVPFVENSDFWFSSHDAWSAVTRLQPDFNLRRFVRRYLIGFMPYTWIDYSAASEQFASFFRASGLVLGEDVYHAVHALEQHSSTGGRGDDRWTYEDGNHNKRPLLALLAAVSERPFVSRLRPPTPSWDL; via the coding sequence ATGAGTGAGAAGGCGAAAAGTGGGTTGAGCGGATATCGAGGCTACGAATACCAAATCGTCGCTTCTATCTGGGTCACACTGATACTGATGCTAGACGCGCGTCGAGTCACGGAAGTGACTATAGAGCCAGATAATCAGGAAGACCTCCAGGCCGAACTGGTCGGGACAGGGTCGCCTCTAGATCAAGAGTCTTCTATCGTCGCGGCGTCATTTGGAGAGTCGATTCGCCACGTCTTCCAGATGAAGACTCTATCCTCAAGCGTATGGTCAGTCGCCCTACTGAAGGATGTGATCGGCGACGGGGCATCGACTCAGGAAACCGGCGTCGAATCTCGACGCCGCCCTAGGGCCTTGCAGTTGCTTCTGAAAGATCGCTCTTTGTCGTACACGTTAGTGACGGATGCTAAGGTCAAACCTCAACTCAGCACCCTTGCGCGCGACAATGTCCTGCTGGAGCGCGATGATACCGAGCTGCCCACCGAACTGTTAAAAGGCGGCACGCCCGACAGCGTATCGAGTCTACGCGGTCGACTCCATATTATCAGTGGCTCAAATGCGGAATTGCTTCAGTATCGGATTCGCGAGTTGCTCACCCAGAAGGGTGGAGTGCCTCATAGTCGCGTTGTCTCTTGCATCGATGACCTCACACAAGTGTTTCGCCAATGCCTGCTCGGTGAGCGCAACACCCGTTTTACACTCACAGAGCTCGAGTCAACACTGAGCCGTTACGGTGCACGGCCTGTTGCAACTCCGGGCCCTTGGTATGTGCCGCCAGTCGTCGCTGAACAGGCATCCTCGATACTGCGTTCCCAAGGATGCGCTGTTATTGTCGGCCCCTCGGATATCGGCAAAGCATCGCTCGCCGACCACCTCGCATCCACTTTCAAACTAGGTGATCTGGCCTGTCCGTCGATCCGGGTGAATCGTCTGGACGAGTTGGCAGGCCGTCTGCGGGAAGAGGGGCCGGCATTAATAGTCGCAAGAGATGGCTGGGCTGACAGCGATGGTCGGCGTGAGCCCGCCAACCTATCGGCGATGCTGGCGAATGCACTTGGTGACAAGTACGTAATTGTGACATCCGACCTTGACGTATTTCAGCGCTTGCCGCCGCACATGCGTACTTCTCTTGCGCGATTTGTTGTGACGTTGAATGCGGAACACTACGACGAATCGGCTCGCTGGCAGATTGTACTGAACGAGGCCGGGCTTTCGGGATGGCAATTGGAGTCATTGAACGCCTCTCGCGCGGTAGTTCTGCGTGAACTTGCTGAACCCTTCCCTCTGCGTTTCTTCGGCACACTCGTACGCAACCACGCGGAGAGCATGATTCAGCCAGCGATCTTAGATGGCGAAGAAATGCCACCGTTTGATTTCCGACAAGCAGGCCCGAACGAGGACTTCTTCAGCGAACTCGCCGAGCGCGCTCTTCGAGAAACCGAGGGACACCGCGTGGAGGGGCTGATATTGGCCTACCCCAACGCACCGCTGCAACACGCAGCACTCGTACTGGGGATTCACGTGATGCAGGGGCAGGGTGGCGTTTTATGGTTAAAAGATGCATTGCCGGCCATGGAGCGCATTGCCGAAAGCGTGGCGACGATGAGGGCACTACATCTGCAAGTCGACTCTTATATCGAGCATCTGGTGAAGACCGGCGTTGTGCAACGCTGGGAGGACAAACGTCTCACCTTCGAAGCTGGATCGATTGACGCGCTATGTCGAGTTATCACAGACGGAATCAGTGAGGTTCACCGGGTGCTTGCGGCAGTCGCGTCTGAGTTTGTTCAGGCGATGGGGCCAGGTAATTTCTCGGTACATCTCCGCCGAATCGTGACACTGCTTCAGCTCACATATGGCGATGCATCGCCACGTAGTAATGCCTGGACGGACGTAGTAACGGCGATAGATGCTCAGCTTGTTCGTGCGCTTAGCGGTCAGGATCGCGTCGAATCTGAAAATAACGTGCAGGCGGCGATGGAATGGGGCTGGGGGATGTCCGCGTTGGCACGCCTCTTGTACACCATGCACCCGAAGCGTGTTCCCTTTGTCGAGAACAGTGACTTCTGGTTTTCCTCCCATGACGCTTGGTCCGCTGTGACAAGGCTGCAGCCTGACTTCAACTTGCGCCGATTTGTGCGGCGTTATCTCATCGGCTTTATGCCATACACGTGGATCGACTATAGTGCAGCGTCAGAGCAATTTGCCAGTTTCTTCCGGGCTTCTGGGCTAGTGCTTGGGGAAGATGTGTACCATGCCGTGCATGCGCTGGAACAGCATAGCTCGACGGGTGGTCGGGGCGATGATCGATGGACGTACGAGGACGGCAATCATAACAAGCGGCCACTGTTAGCTTTGCTGGCAGCCGTCAGCGAAAGACCGTTTGTGTCCCGGTTGCGGCCTCCGACCCCATCGTGGGATCTGTAA
- a CDS encoding ATP-dependent nuclease, protein MRIQSVRIRNLRTIKDAVVAIDPYNCFVGPNGAGKSTFLFALNVFFRETDGVSTDVTVLSAEDFHRKDTSEPVEITVTFCELSDDAKQEFKDYFRQDRLIVTAKATFDPASGRAEVVQFGERLGMAEFMEFFRRHGDKAKADELKRIYTDLQANFDLPKASSVGAMADALKSFEAERPDKCTLIPSEDQFYGVSKGANRLQKYLQWVYIPAVKDATVEQSESKTTALGRLLARTVRSKVNFAERLNALAQQTRDEYQKLLDESQGDLEGISDSLQNRLMQWAHPDTSLRVSWQQDPGKSVKVEEPFARIIAGEGTFEGDLARFGHGFQRSFLLALLQELASQGESTEPRLVLGCEEPELYQHPPQARHLAGVLTSLAAGGSQVLVTTHSPLFVSGNSFESVRLVRRDSATKASYATQPSPTEIGRQYAELTGEAPLAAKGSLARIAQILQPTLSEIFFAQKLILVEGIEDVAYIHSWLALNDRMDEFRKAGCHIVPVDGKSYMLRPAIIARQLEIPLFVIFDGDADCDDKYKTHHVKDNTALLKLLGGDETVPLPTDTVWTGNFTMWRTNLGQTVDSEIGASLGEEQFEKLKNKAHALYGNAKNIHKNPLLIGAKLALALDDGAKSESLDKLCDRILEFGRG, encoded by the coding sequence ATGCGTATTCAATCTGTCCGTATAAGAAATCTCCGAACCATCAAAGACGCAGTCGTGGCCATCGACCCATACAACTGCTTCGTCGGGCCGAATGGTGCGGGTAAATCCACCTTTCTTTTTGCGCTAAACGTTTTCTTCCGTGAAACGGATGGCGTTTCTACGGATGTCACCGTTCTGTCCGCCGAGGACTTTCACCGAAAAGACACGTCAGAACCAGTTGAGATCACCGTCACGTTTTGCGAACTGAGCGACGATGCCAAACAGGAGTTCAAGGACTATTTCCGACAGGACCGGCTGATAGTCACGGCAAAGGCAACTTTCGATCCGGCGTCCGGACGTGCTGAAGTCGTGCAGTTCGGTGAACGACTGGGGATGGCAGAGTTCATGGAGTTCTTCAGACGGCACGGCGATAAGGCTAAGGCTGACGAGTTGAAGAGGATATACACGGATCTCCAGGCAAATTTCGACTTGCCAAAAGCCAGTAGTGTCGGCGCTATGGCCGATGCCCTTAAGAGCTTTGAGGCAGAGCGTCCGGACAAATGCACGCTGATTCCAAGCGAGGACCAGTTTTACGGTGTTAGCAAGGGAGCGAACCGCCTCCAGAAGTATTTGCAGTGGGTGTACATTCCTGCTGTCAAGGATGCGACGGTGGAGCAGTCGGAAAGCAAAACCACCGCGTTGGGCAGGCTACTTGCAAGAACGGTACGGTCTAAGGTCAATTTCGCTGAGCGGCTGAACGCTCTCGCCCAGCAGACAAGGGACGAGTATCAAAAGCTGCTTGATGAGAGTCAGGGGGATCTGGAAGGAATCTCTGATTCGTTGCAGAACCGGCTTATGCAATGGGCGCATCCGGATACAAGCCTGCGTGTAAGCTGGCAGCAGGATCCGGGTAAGTCCGTAAAGGTTGAAGAGCCGTTTGCGAGAATTATCGCGGGCGAAGGCACGTTCGAAGGCGACCTGGCGCGCTTCGGCCATGGCTTCCAACGTTCCTTTCTGTTGGCGTTGTTGCAGGAACTTGCGAGCCAGGGTGAATCGACCGAACCAAGGCTAGTGCTTGGCTGCGAAGAGCCAGAACTCTATCAACATCCTCCGCAGGCACGTCACCTGGCGGGGGTTCTAACCAGCTTAGCTGCTGGTGGCTCACAGGTTCTGGTAACCACCCATAGTCCGTTATTTGTTTCGGGCAACTCGTTCGAAAGCGTTCGACTCGTACGTCGCGATTCGGCAACGAAAGCGTCGTATGCTACGCAACCGTCACCGACGGAGATTGGGCGCCAATATGCGGAACTGACGGGTGAAGCACCTCTCGCCGCAAAGGGAAGCCTGGCAAGAATCGCTCAGATATTGCAGCCCACCCTGTCCGAGATATTCTTTGCGCAGAAGCTTATCCTGGTTGAGGGAATCGAAGACGTTGCATATATCCATTCTTGGCTGGCACTGAACGATCGCATGGACGAGTTCCGGAAGGCCGGATGCCATATCGTCCCGGTTGACGGCAAGAGTTACATGCTCCGTCCCGCCATTATCGCGAGGCAGCTGGAGATTCCCCTGTTTGTCATATTCGATGGTGACGCCGATTGCGATGACAAGTACAAGACTCACCATGTGAAAGACAATACAGCCCTACTGAAATTGCTAGGCGGCGATGAGACAGTTCCATTGCCGACCGACACGGTTTGGACTGGAAACTTCACCATGTGGCGCACCAATCTCGGTCAAACGGTTGACTCGGAAATCGGGGCGTCGTTGGGGGAGGAACAATTCGAGAAACTTAAAAACAAGGCGCACGCGTTGTACGGTAACGCGAAAAACATCCACAAGAATCCATTGCTTATTGGCGCGAAGCTCGCACTCGCGCTCGACGACGGCGCCAAATCAGAGTCACTTGACAAGCTCTGCGACCGGATCCTGGAGTTCGGTCGCGGGTGA
- a CDS encoding S8 family peptidase — MPKIRRTRAIRKRRFNLLADSANAAHTPERSRRVKDIRMVVAVDFEQDSSFLFELKRRAAGDPAQGNLGVIAGAEDHGCQCGKPRLYYADRPDEGASAASIQAFSELLAAGSVQAVAADGSTTEVPVVDTILGEGLVIKATVEEQKQIQLKHSGLLLLPSASLYPQMVQITSLNAGAPLNVPANTGKRIVVNVRADGVPLPGIKVRGYLSQANFVEDVTDEKGFCELRVPKAHSAKVAVSAIPIHTYWSYTKEIELARAIGAVADFDLERLTPTWLEAFTHRIDDMDPAAAGLGVRVGVIDTGVSKDHSLLHVADGGSYVIGEFDNLDWDDTEGHGTMVAGLIAAQGDGKSTPRGLAPACELHAYRICARGSIRAEETALASAIRAATDNGCDLLNISFGGTIQMSTVQRAMRDAAAKGVVCIVAAGNGFRRHVSFPGCYPQAVSVSAMGRLNAYPRTSEFVFSETRDTGHDERDYVSTFTNIGDQLHLCAPGVGIVSCWPENRLAAGRGTSFAAPIATGLLARILSTSAGRDILRSERNSNRADQIRDLALNSAKVFGFQPTHEGYGLPGSK, encoded by the coding sequence ATGCCGAAAATCCGTCGCACGAGGGCTATCCGGAAACGGCGCTTCAATTTGCTGGCTGACTCGGCCAATGCCGCGCACACGCCGGAGCGAAGCAGGCGGGTCAAAGATATCCGGATGGTCGTCGCCGTCGATTTCGAACAGGACTCCAGTTTCCTGTTTGAACTGAAACGCCGAGCTGCAGGTGACCCGGCGCAAGGGAACCTTGGCGTGATCGCCGGCGCAGAAGATCATGGGTGTCAGTGCGGTAAACCACGTTTGTACTACGCTGACCGCCCTGACGAAGGGGCTAGCGCGGCATCAATCCAGGCGTTCAGCGAGTTGCTCGCAGCAGGCTCCGTGCAGGCGGTTGCGGCAGATGGCTCGACAACCGAAGTGCCTGTAGTCGACACCATACTCGGCGAAGGTCTCGTCATCAAGGCGACCGTCGAGGAGCAGAAGCAGATTCAGCTGAAACACTCGGGCCTGCTTTTGCTCCCGAGTGCAAGCCTTTATCCCCAGATGGTCCAGATAACAAGCCTGAATGCAGGCGCGCCATTGAATGTCCCGGCCAACACAGGTAAGCGAATCGTCGTCAATGTCCGAGCGGATGGCGTCCCGTTGCCCGGCATCAAGGTACGAGGTTACCTCTCCCAAGCAAACTTCGTGGAAGATGTGACGGACGAGAAAGGCTTCTGTGAACTGCGAGTGCCGAAGGCGCATTCCGCGAAAGTCGCTGTCAGTGCGATACCTATACATACCTACTGGTCATATACGAAGGAGATTGAACTGGCGCGTGCCATCGGCGCTGTGGCAGATTTCGACCTCGAACGGCTCACGCCAACATGGTTGGAAGCTTTCACCCACAGAATCGATGACATGGATCCTGCTGCCGCAGGCTTGGGAGTCCGGGTCGGAGTGATCGATACGGGCGTTAGCAAAGACCACTCACTCCTCCACGTTGCAGATGGTGGCAGTTACGTAATCGGTGAGTTCGACAACCTCGACTGGGACGACACAGAAGGGCATGGCACCATGGTTGCCGGCCTGATCGCTGCACAAGGTGATGGCAAGTCAACGCCTCGAGGTCTCGCCCCCGCGTGCGAGCTTCACGCCTATCGTATATGCGCGCGCGGAAGCATTCGGGCCGAGGAAACGGCGCTCGCAAGTGCCATCCGGGCAGCAACAGATAACGGCTGCGATTTACTGAACATCAGTTTTGGCGGAACCATACAGATGAGCACCGTGCAGAGAGCAATGCGCGACGCCGCTGCCAAAGGAGTCGTGTGTATTGTTGCGGCGGGTAACGGATTTCGGCGGCACGTGAGCTTTCCCGGCTGCTATCCGCAGGCAGTCTCGGTAAGCGCAATGGGCCGGCTCAACGCATATCCGCGAACGTCCGAGTTTGTGTTTTCGGAAACGCGTGACACGGGCCACGATGAAAGAGACTACGTGTCGACGTTTACAAACATCGGCGACCAATTGCATCTATGCGCGCCTGGCGTAGGTATCGTGTCGTGCTGGCCAGAGAACAGACTCGCAGCTGGCCGAGGAACATCATTTGCAGCACCCATTGCAACTGGCCTGCTTGCCCGCATTTTGAGCACATCAGCGGGGCGTGATATACTACGGTCCGAACGAAATAGCAACAGAGCAGATCAGATTCGTGATTTGGCCCTCAATAGCGCTAAGGTTTTCGGATTTCAACCCACACATGAAGGCTACGGCCTACCGGGATCGAAATGA
- a CDS encoding DUF1003 domain-containing protein, translated as MTPFDQAKTEKASSGAETSPHLRFHLPYNHVTSTFGDNWFALKAEAFARFFGTPTFLVMQTLIVAVWVIFNVSGVTKFDVYPFILLNLAFSLQSAYAAPLILLAQTRQADRDKALADAENK; from the coding sequence ATGACACCGTTTGATCAAGCCAAAACCGAGAAAGCCTCGTCTGGCGCAGAGACGTCGCCACATCTGCGGTTTCATCTGCCATACAACCACGTTACGTCTACATTCGGCGACAATTGGTTTGCGTTAAAGGCAGAAGCTTTCGCACGTTTTTTCGGCACCCCCACCTTTCTTGTGATGCAGACCCTGATCGTCGCAGTGTGGGTTATATTCAACGTGAGTGGTGTGACAAAATTTGATGTTTATCCCTTTATTCTTTTGAACTTGGCGTTCAGCCTGCAATCGGCATATGCCGCGCCGCTGATCCTGTTAGCACAGACCCGTCAAGCTGATCGAGACAAGGCACTCGCGGATGCGGAAAATAAGTAG